From the Desulfovibrio sp. UIB00 genome, one window contains:
- the ruvX gene encoding Holliday junction resolvase RuvX → MKFVAVDYGLARTGLAASDPEGRLAFPLATLRLEDFTDRKAFLAALAERIAEAGAEAVVVGLPLTLDGEETMTTRQIRNVTERLKRRVPLPFFFMIEALSSEEAWADLREAGLKMRKRKAVLDQQAAVRILSSFLSLAPQDRRPA, encoded by the coding sequence GTGAAATTCGTTGCCGTTGATTACGGTCTGGCCCGCACGGGCCTTGCCGCATCCGACCCTGAAGGACGGCTGGCCTTTCCGCTGGCTACCTTGCGGCTTGAGGATTTTACCGACCGCAAGGCCTTTCTGGCCGCCCTTGCCGAGCGCATTGCCGAGGCCGGGGCAGAAGCGGTGGTGGTAGGTTTGCCCCTGACCCTTGATGGGGAAGAAACCATGACCACGCGCCAGATACGCAACGTGACCGAACGCCTCAAGCGCCGAGTGCCGCTGCCTTTTTTCTTTATGATTGAGGCGCTGAGTTCCGAGGAAGCCTGGGCCGACCTGCGCGAGGCTGGCCTGAAAATGCGCAAACGCAAGGCAGTGCTTGACCAGCAGGCCGCCGTGCGCATTCTTTCTTCCTTTCTTTCTCTTGCGCCCCAAGACCGGAGACCCGCATGA
- the mltG gene encoding endolytic transglycosylase MltG: MKTLLRALGLLLLLALAGGGWVAYEAHTFLTTAPETPGRDVFFDVPVGARLAQVSAGLVKQGVVTDARKLDLLARYKKWENRLQAGRFALNTGWLPEKVLDELVNGHPVLYRVTVPEGLTWWQTGKVLEEAGLVVFDDFRKVVTDPDFLRHYGIPFATAEGFLMPDTYLLKKNDVVDLAQAKAVAGRMVDNFWRKTANVWPDGKKPGPSQTEQLKTWVILASIVEKETGIDAERARVAGVYQNRINKGMLLQADPTVIYGLGPKFDGNLRRRDLDDPNNLYNTYQRPGLTPGPICSFGAAALAAAVRPEAHNYLYFVAKFDGGEHVFSTNLNDHNKAVRQYLQNRRNAKPAAPDAR, translated from the coding sequence ATGAAAACACTGTTGCGCGCGCTGGGCCTGCTGCTTTTGCTGGCTCTCGCAGGCGGAGGATGGGTGGCTTACGAGGCCCACACCTTCCTCACCACCGCACCGGAAACCCCAGGCCGCGATGTCTTTTTTGACGTACCCGTCGGAGCGCGTCTGGCACAGGTAAGCGCAGGGCTGGTAAAGCAGGGAGTTGTTACCGACGCCCGCAAGCTTGACCTGCTGGCCCGCTATAAAAAATGGGAAAACCGCCTCCAGGCTGGCAGATTCGCCCTCAATACGGGCTGGCTGCCGGAAAAAGTACTGGACGAGCTGGTCAACGGGCACCCCGTGCTGTACCGCGTTACAGTGCCGGAAGGCCTCACGTGGTGGCAGACGGGCAAGGTGCTTGAAGAGGCCGGACTTGTGGTTTTTGACGACTTTCGCAAGGTCGTGACCGACCCGGACTTTCTGCGTCATTACGGCATCCCCTTTGCCACGGCTGAGGGCTTTTTGATGCCGGATACATATCTGCTCAAAAAGAATGACGTTGTCGATCTGGCGCAGGCAAAGGCCGTTGCCGGACGCATGGTGGACAACTTCTGGCGCAAGACCGCCAACGTGTGGCCCGATGGCAAAAAACCGGGGCCGAGCCAGACAGAACAGCTCAAAACATGGGTTATCCTTGCTTCCATTGTGGAAAAGGAAACAGGCATTGACGCAGAACGCGCCCGCGTGGCCGGGGTCTACCAGAACCGCATCAACAAGGGCATGCTGCTCCAGGCCGACCCCACAGTGATTTACGGCCTTGGCCCCAAGTTTGACGGCAACCTGCGCCGCCGCGATCTGGACGATCCCAACAATCTTTACAACACGTATCAGCGCCCCGGCCTGACGCCAGGCCCCATCTGCTCGTTCGGCGCTGCGGCCCTTGCCGCAGCTGTCCGCCCTGAGGCGCACAACTATCTGTACTTTGTGGCGAAATTCGATGGTGGCGAGCATGTTTTTTCCACCAACCTCAATGACCACAACAAGGCCGTGCGGCAGTATCTGCAAAACCGCCGCAATGCCAAGCCCGCCGCGCCCGACGCGCGCTGA
- a CDS encoding cobyrinate a,c-diamide synthase: MPKPQPSIPGLVIGGTGSNAGKTTFTLSLLCALHARGLMARAAKTGPDYIDAAFHAALTGQPAANLDTWMCREAAPSPAERPLPAGRIPKGLIRVFEHMSAGCSQHGDADGAKAVTSPSARPDLLVVEGAMGLYDGGHRGAGCTAHLASLLGLPVLLILNAGGMGQSIAALAEGFLHHRPAWAGGLPVRFLGMVCTHVGSTRHADLLRQSLTPLAKSAGVPLLGLLPRHGAPELPSRHLGLVEAREALPAVDRQALTQWVEQHCDLDRMLKLAGVQTPRRAIDADKSGASMPEVARQARLSEAHEPPSDRFFPLSDAQTQHPPHLHRKRRPVVGLAWDEAFSFCYADLPAVLHELGARIVTFSPLRDAAPPAECSGLYFPGGYPELHAPGLAANTYMRDALHRLAAQGMPMYGECGGYIYLMQSVQIAGQGHAMSGLLPRNCVLGASKAALGYRAAQAAPDWPAPTCPTLKRPAAPPLWVRGHEFHYAQEEEIPLPTPCRPLWKLYDSQGRFLRDEGCRLGHVAGSWLHCYPEGSRRFWRAWLRTCAAYLSDTCH; encoded by the coding sequence ATGCCCAAGCCGCAGCCGAGCATACCCGGCCTTGTAATAGGCGGCACGGGCAGCAATGCGGGCAAAACGACCTTTACCCTGTCCCTGCTCTGCGCCCTGCACGCTCGCGGGCTCATGGCCCGCGCGGCCAAGACCGGGCCGGATTATATTGATGCAGCCTTTCATGCGGCGCTGACAGGCCAGCCCGCAGCCAATCTGGATACCTGGATGTGCCGGGAAGCCGCGCCGTCCCCTGCTGAACGCCCACTGCCCGCAGGGCGCATCCCCAAAGGGTTGATCCGCGTTTTTGAACACATGTCCGCAGGTTGTTCCCAGCATGGGGACGCGGACGGCGCAAAGGCCGTAACAAGTCCTTCCGCCAGGCCAGACCTGCTGGTGGTGGAAGGGGCCATGGGCCTCTATGACGGCGGGCACCGTGGAGCTGGCTGCACTGCGCATCTGGCCTCCCTGCTGGGTCTGCCCGTGCTGCTGATACTCAACGCAGGCGGTATGGGGCAATCCATTGCCGCTCTGGCAGAGGGCTTTCTGCATCACCGTCCCGCATGGGCTGGCGGCCTGCCTGTTCGCTTTCTTGGCATGGTGTGCACCCATGTGGGCAGCACCCGCCACGCCGACCTGCTGCGCCAGTCATTGACGCCCTTGGCAAAAAGCGCTGGCGTGCCCCTCTTGGGCTTGCTGCCCCGCCATGGCGCGCCGGAACTTCCCTCCCGCCATCTGGGGCTTGTGGAAGCGCGCGAGGCCCTGCCAGCGGTGGACAGGCAAGCCCTGACCCAATGGGTTGAGCAGCACTGCGACCTAGACCGCATGCTCAAACTGGCGGGAGTGCAGACCCCACGAAGGGCAATCGATGCAGACAAGTCCGGGGCGTCAATGCCGGAAGTTGCCCGGCAAGCGCGGTTATCCGAGGCACATGAACCGCCGTCAGACAGATTCTTTCCCCTTTCAGACGCACAAACGCAGCACCCACCTCACCTCCACCGCAAGCGCAGGCCGGTTGTGGGTCTGGCCTGGGACGAAGCTTTCAGCTTTTGCTATGCGGATCTGCCCGCCGTGTTGCACGAACTTGGGGCGCGCATTGTCACCTTTTCCCCATTACGGGACGCCGCGCCGCCAGCCGAATGTTCTGGCCTGTACTTTCCCGGCGGCTACCCGGAACTGCATGCCCCGGGCCTTGCCGCCAACACGTACATGCGCGATGCCCTGCACAGGCTGGCTGCACAGGGCATGCCCATGTACGGCGAGTGCGGAGGCTATATCTATCTCATGCAGTCCGTGCAGATTGCAGGGCAAGGGCACGCCATGAGCGGCCTCCTGCCGCGCAACTGCGTACTTGGCGCAAGCAAGGCTGCTTTGGGCTACCGGGCCGCGCAGGCCGCGCCTGACTGGCCCGCGCCCACATGCCCCACGCTTAAACGGCCTGCCGCCCCCCCCTTGTGGGTGCGCGGGCACGAATTTCATTATGCGCAGGAAGAAGAAATACCCCTGCCCACCCCATGCCGTCCCCTGTGGAAGCTTTACGACAGTCAGGGCCGTTTTTTGCGGGATGAAGGCTGCCGCCTCGGACATGTCGCCGGATCATGGCTGCACTGCTATCCAGAAGGCTCCCGCCGCTTCTGGCGCGCATGGCTGCGCACCTGCGCCGCCTACCTTTCAGACACATGCCACTGA
- a CDS encoding precorrin-8X methylmutase has product MVYNPTDKISVDLDPACTPADIENRSFAIIDAEIPEPRTFSGPLWQVARRCVHTLGDTDIVGDLRLSAQGLEAGVSALLAGCTVYTDTRMAAAGLPMRRLEPLGVSVTPLMALPGLAELAASRGTTRSRAGLESIARNMGGNIVVIGNAPTALLGLLDVLAQGAQPPALIVGMPVGFVNAAQSKELLRQSPWPHFTLLGRKGGSAVAAACINALADIALARRGLTQVAAL; this is encoded by the coding sequence ATGGTTTACAACCCCACAGACAAAATCAGTGTTGATCTTGACCCGGCCTGCACCCCAGCCGACATAGAAAACCGCTCTTTCGCCATCATAGATGCGGAAATTCCCGAGCCGCGAACCTTTAGCGGCCCGCTCTGGCAAGTGGCCCGCCGCTGTGTCCACACCCTCGGCGATACGGATATCGTGGGCGACCTGCGGCTGAGCGCCCAGGGCCTTGAAGCTGGGGTGAGCGCCCTGCTCGCGGGCTGCACGGTGTATACCGACACCCGCATGGCTGCCGCTGGCCTGCCCATGCGCCGCCTTGAACCGCTAGGGGTATCAGTGACCCCGCTCATGGCCCTGCCCGGTCTTGCGGAGCTTGCCGCCAGCCGGGGCACCACGCGCTCCCGCGCCGGGCTTGAGAGCATTGCGCGGAACATGGGCGGCAACATTGTGGTCATCGGCAATGCACCCACTGCCCTGCTGGGGCTTCTGGACGTGCTTGCGCAAGGCGCGCAGCCACCCGCCCTCATAGTGGGCATGCCTGTGGGCTTTGTGAACGCAGCGCAGTCAAAGGAACTTCTGCGGCAAAGTCCCTGGCCCCACTTTACCTTGCTGGGCCGCAAGGGCGGCTCCGCTGTGGCGGCGGCCTGCATCAACGCACTGGCTGACATAGCCCTTGCGCGGCGCGGCCTCACGCAGGTTGCGGCTCTTTAG
- a CDS encoding tautomerase family protein, with product MPVITIAMHSTTEEVKKNLIEGLTAAAVAATSVPQEKFVVFVEEYATDAIGLGGRTLKAIKAAQQ from the coding sequence ATGCCCGTCATCACCATAGCCATGCACAGCACAACGGAAGAAGTGAAGAAGAACCTGATTGAAGGCCTGACCGCCGCCGCAGTGGCGGCAACGTCCGTTCCGCAGGAAAAATTTGTGGTATTTGTTGAGGAATATGCAACCGATGCCATCGGTCTGGGAGGCCGGACGCTCAAGGCGATCAAGGCTGCGCAGCAATAG
- a CDS encoding helix-turn-helix domain-containing protein, with product MSIPTPGKPVRGSRSGVPLMALFDLLGKRWAMGVIWQLRKGPATFRALQDACESISPAVLNSRLKELREAKLVCTTNDGYALTDMGVELSLLLEPFGAWAITWAMEVAPEEAERWNELLSKRLT from the coding sequence ATGAGCATACCCACACCAGGTAAACCTGTTCGAGGTTCGCGTAGCGGCGTGCCGCTCATGGCGCTGTTTGATCTGTTGGGCAAGCGGTGGGCCATGGGCGTCATCTGGCAACTGCGCAAGGGCCCGGCCACGTTCCGCGCCTTGCAGGATGCCTGCGAATCCATATCCCCGGCGGTGCTCAACAGCCGTTTGAAAGAACTGCGCGAGGCAAAGCTCGTGTGCACCACCAATGATGGCTATGCTCTGACAGACATGGGTGTGGAGTTGAGCCTTCTTCTGGAGCCATTTGGAGCCTGGGCCATTACCTGGGCTATGGAAGTGGCCCCGGAGGAAGCCGAACGCTGGAACGAACTGCTCAGCAAAAGGCTCACGTAG
- a CDS encoding NAD-dependent epimerase, which yields MHVLVTGAAGFIGYHLSQRLLADGHSVVGVDNCNDYYDVQLKKDRLAQLAAMPEAQRFRFELLDMADGPAMAALFAREGFTHVVNLAAQAGVRYSLQNPESYLNANLLGFGHILEGCRQNKVGHLLFASSSSVYGMNTARPYSVHHNVDHPVSLYAATKKSNELMAHSYSHLFRIPCTGLRFFTVYGPWGRPDMALHLFTTAIVRGEPIKVFNEGRMRRDFTYIDDIIEGVVRLLPLAPQPDPDFDTANPNPASSSAPWRIYNIGNNNTVELNDFISTLEDALGMKARKELLPMQPGDVESTWANIDDLTAATGFAPSTPLSEGIARFVAWYKEYYKI from the coding sequence ATGCATGTTCTGGTAACAGGCGCAGCGGGCTTTATTGGATACCATCTTTCCCAACGCCTTCTGGCCGATGGGCACAGTGTGGTGGGCGTTGATAATTGCAACGACTATTACGATGTGCAACTAAAAAAAGACCGTCTGGCCCAACTTGCCGCCATGCCGGAGGCGCAGCGCTTCCGCTTTGAACTGCTGGACATGGCCGATGGCCCTGCAATGGCCGCCCTGTTTGCCCGCGAAGGCTTTACCCATGTGGTCAACCTTGCGGCGCAGGCTGGCGTACGCTACAGCCTCCAGAACCCGGAATCGTACCTCAATGCCAACCTGCTGGGCTTTGGGCATATTCTTGAGGGCTGCCGCCAGAACAAGGTGGGGCATCTGCTTTTTGCCTCGTCTTCTTCCGTGTATGGCATGAACACGGCACGACCCTACAGTGTGCACCATAATGTTGACCACCCGGTCAGCCTGTACGCCGCCACCAAGAAAAGCAACGAACTGATGGCCCATTCCTACAGCCATCTGTTCCGCATTCCCTGCACGGGTCTACGCTTTTTTACCGTATACGGCCCATGGGGCAGACCAGATATGGCCCTGCACCTGTTCACCACCGCCATTGTGCGCGGCGAACCCATCAAGGTGTTCAACGAAGGACGCATGCGCCGCGATTTTACCTATATCGACGACATCATTGAAGGCGTGGTGCGTCTGCTGCCCCTGGCCCCGCAGCCCGACCCGGACTTTGACACCGCAAATCCCAACCCCGCCAGCAGCTCCGCGCCCTGGCGCATCTACAACATAGGCAACAACAATACGGTGGAACTCAACGATTTCATCAGCACCCTTGAAGACGCCCTTGGCATGAAAGCCCGCAAGGAGCTTCTGCCCATGCAACCGGGCGATGTTGAATCCACCTGGGCCAATATTGACGACCTCACTGCCGCCACCGGCTTTGCCCCTTCCACGCCTCTCAGCGAGGGTATAGCCCGCTTTGTGGCCTGGTACAAAGAGTATTATAAAATATGA
- a CDS encoding peptidase U32 family protein, translated as MNDTFSTSADHLNISAPTPARPEILAPAGDAPSFLAALAAGADAIYLGLKHFSARMQAENFGLTELSRLTDLAHAENARVYVAMNTLVKPNEPAQAYRLAARLARQVRPDGLIVQDLAMLDLARQAGFEGGLFLSTLANLTHPESLLQAKKLGANRVILPRELSIDEIRTMGEACPEGLDLECFVHGALCYCVSGRCYWSSYMGGKSGLRGRCVQPCRRVYRQGGPAAIALVRNAEREEQDRMRQEQSRMDIARKNRTGRDGRDPRAGRGRPDDRRNESFDAPRRPASRGQIRGKEHNGRWFSCLDLSLDVLAKTLLNIPHLVSWKIEGRKKGPHYVYHVVTAYRMLRDNPGDAQARKAAEEILQMSLGRPSTRARFLPQKDHTIPTTPDGQTSSGLLAGKIRIEPEGGVTLKPFFELLPQDYLRVGVEDERWHATMPVTRRIPKGGSLTLRLPKHKTPKAGTPVFLIDRREPELMRIIKSWQARLEAMPSRPSKAVESDPRLPRPIKAKTRPDMYVRSSVPHGKETRTGRSQLQALWLSARSAELSRTVAPRMCWWLPPVIWPDEEETVRRSIGRLWRDGARHFVCNAPWQRGLFPEQLEENADLLAGPFCNAANASALGILANMGFSGAFVSPELAQEDMLALPAQSPLPLGVVLSGYWPVGISRFGMLGVKPNEPFLSPMGEPFWARQYGGNIWIYPGWPLDITAKRQELLSAGYGFFAHMQENPPASVPEMRRKSLFNWEGDLL; from the coding sequence ATGAACGACACTTTCTCCACTTCTGCGGATCATCTGAACATATCCGCCCCCACGCCCGCCCGGCCGGAAATTCTGGCTCCGGCGGGCGACGCGCCTTCATTCCTGGCCGCTCTTGCCGCCGGGGCAGACGCCATCTATCTGGGCCTCAAACATTTTTCTGCCCGCATGCAGGCAGAAAACTTTGGCCTGACGGAACTTTCGCGCCTGACAGACCTTGCCCATGCGGAAAACGCCCGCGTTTACGTGGCCATGAATACCCTGGTCAAGCCCAACGAACCGGCTCAGGCATACCGGCTGGCGGCGCGCCTTGCCCGTCAGGTCAGGCCGGACGGGCTTATCGTTCAGGATCTGGCAATGCTGGATCTGGCGCGTCAGGCAGGTTTTGAGGGCGGGCTTTTTCTTTCCACCCTTGCCAACCTCACCCATCCGGAAAGCCTGTTGCAGGCAAAAAAACTCGGCGCCAACCGCGTTATCCTGCCGCGCGAGCTTTCCATTGATGAAATCCGCACCATGGGCGAGGCCTGCCCCGAAGGCCTTGACCTTGAATGTTTTGTGCACGGCGCGCTGTGCTACTGCGTGTCTGGCCGTTGCTACTGGTCGAGCTACATGGGCGGCAAAAGCGGCCTGCGGGGCCGCTGCGTGCAGCCCTGCCGCCGCGTGTACCGTCAGGGCGGCCCCGCTGCCATTGCCCTTGTGCGCAATGCGGAACGCGAGGAACAGGATCGCATGCGCCAGGAACAGTCCCGCATGGATATTGCCCGCAAAAACCGCACCGGACGCGATGGGCGTGACCCACGGGCCGGGCGCGGCAGGCCGGACGACCGCCGCAACGAATCTTTTGACGCGCCGCGCCGCCCCGCCTCGCGCGGACAGATACGCGGCAAGGAACACAACGGACGCTGGTTCTCCTGCCTCGACCTTTCGCTGGACGTGCTGGCAAAAACCCTGCTGAACATCCCCCACCTTGTGTCGTGGAAGATCGAAGGCCGCAAAAAAGGCCCGCACTACGTGTACCACGTGGTTACGGCCTATCGCATGCTGCGCGACAACCCCGGCGATGCCCAGGCCCGCAAGGCGGCGGAAGAAATTTTGCAAATGTCGCTGGGGCGGCCCTCCACACGCGCGCGCTTTTTGCCGCAGAAGGACCACACCATCCCCACCACCCCGGACGGTCAGACCAGTTCCGGCCTGCTGGCGGGCAAGATTCGCATCGAGCCTGAAGGCGGCGTGACGCTCAAGCCCTTCTTTGAACTGCTGCCACAGGATTACCTGCGTGTTGGTGTTGAAGACGAGCGCTGGCATGCCACCATGCCCGTAACCAGGCGCATTCCCAAGGGCGGCAGCCTTACCCTGCGCCTGCCCAAGCACAAGACGCCCAAGGCCGGAACGCCAGTCTTTCTTATTGATCGGCGCGAACCTGAACTTATGCGCATCATCAAAAGCTGGCAGGCGCGCCTTGAGGCCATGCCCTCCCGCCCCAGCAAGGCTGTGGAAAGCGACCCGCGTCTGCCCAGGCCCATCAAGGCCAAAACCCGGCCCGACATGTATGTGCGCTCAAGCGTGCCCCACGGCAAGGAGACCCGCACAGGCCGAAGCCAGTTGCAGGCCCTCTGGCTTTCGGCGCGCAGCGCCGAACTATCGCGCACTGTTGCCCCGCGCATGTGCTGGTGGCTCCCGCCGGTTATCTGGCCAGATGAGGAAGAAACCGTCCGCCGCTCCATCGGGCGGCTGTGGCGTGACGGCGCGCGGCATTTTGTGTGCAATGCTCCGTGGCAACGCGGATTGTTCCCTGAGCAGCTTGAAGAAAACGCCGACCTGCTGGCCGGGCCTTTCTGCAACGCGGCCAATGCCTCGGCCCTTGGCATACTTGCCAATATGGGATTTTCGGGCGCGTTTGTAAGCCCTGAACTGGCGCAGGAGGACATGCTGGCCCTGCCCGCGCAAAGCCCCCTGCCGCTTGGCGTGGTGCTTTCCGGCTACTGGCCCGTTGGCATCAGCCGTTTCGGCATGCTGGGCGTCAAACCCAACGAGCCATTCCTCAGCCCCATGGGCGAACCCTTCTGGGCGCGGCAGTACGGCGGCAACATCTGGATTTATCCCGGCTGGCCGCTGGATATCACCGCCAAAAGGCAGGAACTGCTCTCGGCGGGATACGGTTTCTTTGCGCACATGCAGGAAAATCCGCCAGCCTCCGTGCCCGAAATGCGGCGCAAGAGCCTGTTCAACTGGGAAGGGGACTTGCTGTAA
- a CDS encoding methyltransferase domain-containing protein, whose amino-acid sequence MHTDEPFYSARQLFPRGLEQPEGSLRFGADALLLSAFVARHVESLNAPRQAHLTAAELGCGCGAALLGLALRCPGITGLGLDREAPLVQAATVNAARLGLTDRLRFAEADLADRKLLSELAGTTGVSHAGKFDLVLANPPYGVAGRPSPRHMRERALRGAPGEENREYVLQLFCRAAAALLRHQGCFCCIYDAPALPQLCAGLNDAGLGLRLLLPVRTHRAKPALRILALARKNTAHETVIETPLTLHTGASTNDNSGTSKVTGGGKRGPRWSTQALRFCPWLA is encoded by the coding sequence ATGCACACGGATGAACCTTTTTACAGCGCCCGTCAGCTTTTTCCACGCGGGCTTGAACAACCGGAAGGCAGCCTGCGATTTGGCGCGGATGCCCTCCTGCTGTCTGCCTTTGTTGCGCGGCATGTGGAAAGCCTGAACGCGCCACGTCAGGCACATCTGACTGCGGCAGAGCTTGGCTGTGGCTGCGGAGCCGCCCTGCTGGGGCTGGCCTTGCGTTGCCCTGGCATTACCGGGCTGGGGCTGGACAGGGAAGCACCGCTCGTGCAGGCCGCCACTGTCAACGCCGCTCGCCTTGGCTTGACAGACAGGCTGCGCTTTGCCGAAGCTGATCTGGCCGACAGAAAACTCTTGTCAGAGCTGGCAGGTACGACAGGCGTCAGTCATGCCGGAAAGTTTGATTTGGTTCTCGCAAATCCGCCCTATGGAGTCGCCGGAAGGCCCTCGCCCCGCCATATGCGCGAACGGGCGCTGCGTGGCGCACCGGGCGAGGAAAACCGGGAATACGTGCTCCAGCTATTCTGCCGAGCTGCGGCAGCTCTGCTGCGCCACCAGGGCTGTTTTTGCTGTATCTATGATGCCCCGGCCTTGCCGCAATTGTGCGCGGGCTTGAACGATGCTGGCCTCGGGCTGCGCCTCCTGCTGCCAGTGAGAACGCACAGGGCAAAACCCGCATTGCGGATTCTGGCTCTGGCCCGCAAGAATACCGCGCACGAAACCGTGATTGAAACGCCGCTGACGCTGCACACCGGGGCATCCACCAATGACAACTCAGGAACCAGCAAGGTCACAGGCGGCGGCAAACGTGGGCCTCGGTGGTCTACACAGGCGCTGCGCTTCTGCCCCTGGCTGGCCTGA